A window of Pedococcus badiiscoriae genomic DNA:
GAGGGGGTGCGCCATGGCGACCAGTGTGTGTGCCTCGGCGACGACCCCGAGCCGGCGAGCATGCCGCCGGGGGCCTACGGACCGGCAGGTCCCGCGGACGAGCGCCGATGGCACCTCAGCAGGTACCCGCTCGCGGACGCCTATCTCCGGCCCGGGGCCTGGGAGCGGATGATCTCGCTCCGCGTCGTCTACCCGACGCCGTCCACCGACGGCCAGCTCTCCGTGCTGCGTGGCGCCGGGGAGATGTCCTGGGTGCCGCAGGAGCCTGGCGCGCAGGAGCCCGGCGCGGAGGAGCTGTCCGACTACGAGCTGGCCGTCACCCAGATCCTCGCCGACCTGCCCGCCTTGTTCCTGTGCATGTACGACCTGCAGCGTTTCGAGGTGGGCACGCTCGTCGAGGTCCTGAGGATCCACTCCGCGGTGCTGCTCGCCGGCGTCGTGCTCCACAACCCTCACAGCCAAGCACCGACCGCCTATCCGAAGCCCGCACCCGACCCAGTCCCGCGGTTCCCGTTGGCCAGGCTTCCCAACGGCCGCGAGGACGGCGGTGACCGGTGGCTGACCCTCACCGGGGCCGAGGTCCGGGTCGCCGAGCTCGTGGCGTGCGGCATGACGAACCGCGCCACGGCGCAGGAGCTGGTCGTGTCGCCCCACACCGTGGACGCGCACCTCAAGCACATGTACGCGAAGCTCGGCATCCACTCGCGGGTCGAGCTCGCCGTCCTGGCGCTCCAGCACGGGTCCTCCGGCGCCTGACGCCGAAGCAGGGCAGCGGGCGTCCCAGCGTTGTTCCGGTTCACGCTCCAGGTTCAGGTGTCCCTGTTCGCGTTGTGAATGTTGACGCGATTTGTACGCGTTCACGGGATGCCCCCTCATCACCCCCGGCGACAGCATGGCTTGGTCCGATGTCGAGCGAACGGGGTGCGTCATGGGTAGGGCCGTAGGTATCGATCTGGGAACGACGAACTCGGTGATCGCGGCGATGGAGGGTGGCCAGCCGACGGTCATCCCCAACGCCGAAGGAAACCGGACCACGCCCTCCGTCGTCGCGTTCCTCGAGAGCGGTGAACGACTCGTGGGCCAGATGGCCCGGCGACAGGCGATCCTCAACCCCAAGGGCACGATCTACTCGGCCAAGCGCTTCGTGGGCCGCAAGCACGACGAGGTGCAGAGCGAGCTCGACGCCGTCTCCTACGATGTCGTCTCCGGACCGGACGGGGCGGTGCGCTTCTCCGTCCACGGCAAGCTCTATGCGCCGGAGGAGATCTCCGCGCAGGTCCTGCGCAAGCTGGCGGACAACGCCGGCAAGACGCTCGGTGAGCGGGTCACCGAAGCGGTCATCACCGTGCCCGCCCACTTCAACGACGCGCAGCGGCAGGCCACCAAGGACGCGGGCAAGATCGCCGGCCTCGAGGTGCTCCGGATCATCAACGAGCCCACTGCTGCGGCGCTCGCATACGGCATGGACAAGCTCGAGAACGAGACCATCCTGGTCTTCGACCTCGGCGGCGGCACCTTCGACGTCAGCATCCTGACGGTCGGTGAAGGCGTCGTCGAAGTGCGGTCCACGGCAGGCGACACCCACCTCGGCGGGGACGACTTCGACCGGCGGGTCGTGGACTACCTCGCGGACGAGTTCAAGAAGGAGAACGGCATCGACCTTCGGCAGGACCCGCAAGCCCTGCAGCGCCTGTTCGAGGCGGCCGAGAAGGCCAAGGTCGAGCTGTCCTCCGTCACCCAGACGGCAGTGAACCTCCCGTTCGTGACGGCGGACGCCTCCGGCCCCAAGCACCTCAACATCAACCTGATGCGCTCCACGTTCGACCAGCTCACCGCGGACCTGGTCGAACGCTGCATGGGCCCGGTCAAGCAGGCCATGGGTGACGCGAAGGTCACCGCGGACGACATCGACGAGGTGATCCTCGTCGGCGGCTCCACGCGCATCCCTGCGGTGCAGGACCTGGTGCGCCGGATGACCGGTGGCAAGGAACCCAACATGACCGTCAACCCGGACGAGGTCGTCGCACTCGGCGCGGCCGTGCAGGCGGCGATCATCAAGGGCGACGTGAAGGACGTCCTGCTCCTGGACGTCACCCCCCTCTCACTGGGGTTGGAGACGCAGGGCGGGGTGATGACCAAGGTCATCGAGCGCAACACCACGATCCCGGCGCGGCGCACCGAGGTCTTCAGCACCGCCGAGGACAACCAGGGGGCAGTGGACGTGGTCGTGCTCCAGGGCGAGCGTGAGCGGGCCAGCGACAACCGGGCCCTGGCCCGGTTCCGGCTGGAGAACATCCGGCCCGCACCTCGAGGGGAGCCGCAGATCGAGGTCACCTTCGACATCGACGCCAACGGCATCCTGCACGTCTCCGCCAAGGACAAGGACACTGGCGCCGAGCAACAGGTCACCATCAGCGAGACCTCGACCCTGAGCCAGGAGGAGGTCGAACGCATGGTCTCGGACGCCGAGGCGCACCGCAGCGAGGATGCCCAGCTCCGTGAGCTGGTCGACGCCCGCAACGAGCTCGACTCCGTGACCTACCAGGTGCAGCGCCGGCTGGAGCAGGGCGGCAGCGCGATTCCCGAGCACGAGCGCGCCCGGGCGGAGATGTTGGTCAACGACGCGCGGGCGGCCCTCGACGAGCAGGCGCCGATCGACCGCCTGCGGTCCCTCACCGGCGAGCTCCACCAGATGGCCCAGGCCCTCAGCACGTCTGCCCAGAGCCAGGCCGGCACCGGGTACGCCGGGGAGTCGGCCGGGTCCGGCCAGGTGGGGCCCAGCGATGACTCGGACGACGTGATCGACGCCGAGTTCACGGCGCACTGAGCGAAACCGTCATGTCCGAGCAAGAGACACCCGAGCAGGAGACACCCGAGCAGAGGCCTGTCGACGCGGACGTCGTCGACAGCACCGCCGAGACCGAGAAGCAGATCGCCGAGCTCGAGGACTCGTGGCGCCGCACCGCCGCCGAGCTGGACAACTTCCGCAAGCGCTGCGCCAGGGACCTCGTCCGGGCCCGCGAGCAGGAGCGGGCCTTGGTGGCCGCGCGCTGGCTGCCGGTCCTCGACAACCTCGAGCGTGCGCTCGAGCACGCCTCCTCGAACCCGGACCAGATCGTCGAGGGCGTCCGCGCCGTGCACCAGCAGGGAGTCGCGATCCTCGCGGACCTGGGCTACCCCCGGCGCGACGACGAGACCGGCAAGCCTTTCGACCCCGCCCGCCACGAAGCCGTCGGCACCGTTGCAGCCGCGGACCTCGTGCCCGGGACGGTCGCGCACGTCGTCAGGCCCGGATACGGGCCCGACGCCGAGATCCTCCGGCCGGCGTCTGTCGTAGTGGCGACCAGGAGCGAGTGATGGCCCGGGACTTCTACGAGGTCCTGGGGCTTTCCCGCGATGCCGAACAGTCGGAGATCCAGCGGGCCTACCGCAGGCTTGCCCGCACACTCCACCCGGATGTCAACAAGGATCCCGCCGCGGAGGAACGGTTCAAGGAGCTCTCCGAGGCCTACGACGTGCTCTCCGACCCCGACCAGCGCACGAGGTACGACGCGTTCGGGGCGGACTTCCGGCGCGTCGGTGCCGACGTGGACCCCGATGCCTACCGCCGCGCGCGCGCCTATGCGGGGGCCGGTGCCGGCGGCGGGCGGTCGAGCGGCTGGGGCGGGGGAGGTCCCTCGACCGGGGGCTTCCGGTACTCCGGCTCCGGCGACGACGTCGACCTGGAGGACCTGCTCGGCGGCATCTTCGGCGGTCGCGGCCGCGGCCGCGGTGGCTGGGGACCGCTCGCCGGCTCCGACCACGAGACCGAGGTGGAGGTGAGCATCGAGGAGGCGTACCACGGGACCCAGCGCACCCTGTCGATCAGTGGTCCTGACGGTCCGCGCACCCTCGACGTGACCGTCCCCGCAGGCGTGGTGGACGGCCAGCGGATCCGGCTGCGCGGCCAGGGCGGTCAGGGATCCGGCGGAGGCGAGGCGGGCGACCTGTACCTCGTCGTGCGCATCGCGCCCCACCCTCGCTACCGGCTCGAGGGCCGGGACCTGCACCTGCTGATGCCCTTGGCCCCGTGGGAGGCCGCCCTCGGCTCGTCGGTGGACATCGACACCCCCGGCGGCCCGGCCACCGTCACCGTGCCGGCGGGCACCTCCAGTCATCGCCGCCTGCGGCTCAAGGGCCGCGGGCTGCCGAACAAGCGGGGCAAGCCGGGTGACCTGTATGCCGAGGCGCAGATCAAGGTCCCCACGTCACCGTCGGCGGAGGAACGCGAGCTGCTCGAGCGACTCGGCAAGGTCTCGAGCTTCGACCCCCGGGGGACACGATGACGAGGCATCCGCGATGACACAGCCGACCACCGGGGCACCGACCGGGACGAGGTGGGCGCTGGCCCGCCCCTACCGCCTGAGCCTGGACAGCTACGCCCGCATCACCGGGGTGCACCCCGAGCTGGTGCGCCGACTGGTCACGCTCGGACTGCTCGACATCACCCGGGACGCTGAGGGCAACCTCTGGTTCGACCCGTCCCAGGTGCGGGAGATGGCCACCATCCAGCGACTGCACCTGCGGCTGAACCTCAGCTACTCGTCGCTCGGCCTGGTGATGGACCTGCTCAACCGGATCTCCGAGCTCGAGAGATCCCCCCGGCGCTCGCCAGGAGATAGGGGAGTTCGATGGACCTGAACCGGCTCACACAGAAGTCGCAGGAAGCACTGCACGACGCCCAGACCAAGGCGCTCCGGTTCGGTCACCAGGAGGTGGACGGCGAGCACCTGCTGCTGGCGCTGCTCGAGCAGGGTGACGGGTTGGTCCCGCCGCTCCTGGCCCGGGCGGGGGCGGACGTGGTGCGGCTTCGGGAAGACGTGGAGGCCGAGCTCGAGAAGCGTCCGCGCGTCACGGGCTCCGGCGCCGAGCCCGGGAAGGTGTACGTCACCCAGAGGTTGAACCGCGTCCTCGAGGGAGCCGAGAAGGAGGCCCGCAGGCTGAAGGACGAGTACGTCTCGGTGGAGCACCTGGTGGTCGCGCTGCTCGACGAGGGCTCCGGTTCGGCAGCGGGTCGGGTCCTCGCGCAGCACGGCGTGACGCGGGACTCGTTCCTGCAGACGCTGACAGCGGTGCGGGGTTCCCAGCGGGTCACCTCCGCCACGCCCGAGGGGACGTATGAGGCCCTCGCCAAGTACGGTCGCGACCTCGTCGCGGACGCGGCCGCCGGACGCCTGGAGCCAGTGATCGGCCGGGACTCGGAGATCCGTCGAGCCGTCCAGATCCTGTCGCGCAAGAGCAAGAACAACCCGGTGCTGATCGGGGAGCCCGGGGTCGGGAAGACCGCCATCGTCGAGGGTCTGGCGCAGCGGATCCACCACGGCGACGTGCCTGAGGGGCTGCGCGACAAGACCGTCTTCGCCCTCGACATGGGTTCCCTCGTCGCCGGTGCGAAGTACCGCGGCGAGTTCGAGGAACGCCTCAAGGCCGTCCTCAACGAGGTCCTGGCCGCTGAGGGCAAGATCCTGTTGTTCGTCGACGAGCTGCACACCGTGGTCGGTGCCGGCGCGTCGGAAGGTGCGATGGACGCGGGCCAGATGCTGAAGCCCATGCTGGCCCGCGGCGAGCTGCACATGATCGGTGCCACCACGCTCGACGAGTACCGGACCCACATCGAGAAGGACGCGGCCCTCGAGCGCCGGTTCCAACCGGTTCTGGTCGACGAACCGAGCGTCGAGGACGCCCTGTCGATCCTGCGGGGACTGCGCGAGCGGTTCGAGGTCTTCCACGGCGTCAAGATCCACGACGGCGCGCTGGTCGCCGCGGTCACGTTGAGCGACCGCTACATCTCCGAGCGCTTCCTGCCCGACAAGGCCATCGACCTGGTCGACGAGGCCTGCGCGATGTTGCGCACCGAGATCGACTCCATGCCCACCGAGCTCGACGAGCTCACCCGCCGGGTGACGCGCTCCGAGATCGAGGAGGCCGCGATCGCCCAGGAGACGGATCCAGCCAGCAAGCGCCGCCTGGAGGACCTGCGCAGGGAGCTGGCCGACCTCAAGGCAGAGGCCGATGCCATGCGCGCCCAGTGGGAGGCGGAGCGCCAAGCGCTCCACGAGGTCCAGGCGCTGCGGCAGGAGATCGAGCAGGTGCGCGTCGAGAGCGAACGTGCCGAGCGGGAGTACGACCTGAACCGGGCCGCGACCCTGCGCCATGGCAAGCTGCCCGAGCTCGAGCGAAGGCTCACGGCGGCGGAGGAGCGGCTCGCGGCCAAGCAAGCCGGCAGACGCCTGCTGCGCGAGGTCGTCACGGCCGACGAGATCGCCGCCATCGTGGCGCGGTGGACGGGCATCCCGTTGGACCGCCTCCAGGAGGGCGAGCGGCAGAAGATCCTTCGCCTCGACGAGGTGCTCCATGAGCGGGTGATCGGCCAGGACGAGGCGGTGCAGCTGGTGAGCGACGCCGTCGTGCGGGCGCGCTCCGGCATCAAGAACCCGACCCGTCCGATCGGCTCCTTCGTCTTCCTCGGCCCGACCGGCGTGGGCAAGACCGAGCTAGCCAAGGCCCTCGCGGAGGCCCTCTTCGACAGCGAGGAGAACATCATCCGCATCGACATGAGCGAGTACCAGGAGCGTCACACGGTGAGCCGGCTCGTGGGGGCCCCACCCGGCTACGTCGGGTTCGAGGAAGGCGGCCAGCTGACCGAGGCGGTCCGGCGCAAGCACTACTCGGTCATCCTGCTCGACGAGATCGAGAAGGCCCATGTGGACGTCTTCAACACCCTGCTCCAGGTCCTCGACGACGGGCGCCTCACGGACTCTCATGGACGCACGGTCGACTTCCGCAACACCGTCATCATCATGACCTCCAACCTCGGGTCGGAGCACCTGCTCGAGGGCGTCACGCCAGACGGTGAGATCAAGCCGGAGGCCCGCGCCATGGTGATGAGCTCCCTGCGGTCCCACTTCCGGCCGGAGTTCCTGAACAGGGTCGACGAGATCGTGCTGTTCAAGCCGCTGACCTTCACGCAGATCGAGCGCATCGCCGACCTGCAGCTGGGCGAGCTGCGCGAGCGGCTGGCGGAGCAGCGGATCACGCTCGAGGCCACCGACCAGGCCCGCCGGTTCATGGCGGAGCAGGGCTTCGACCCGGCATACGGCGCCCGACCCCTGCGGCGGTTCATCTCGCGTGAGGTGGAGACCCGCGTGGCCCGCGCGCTCCTGCGCGGTGAGCTGCCCGAGGACTCGACCATCGTGGTCGATGTCGCCAACGGGGAGCTCACTGCCATCCCGAAAGCACCCGACACCTCGGAGAAGGCAGTGGCATGAACACGACGCTGAAGGGCCCGACCACCATCGTCGTGTGCGCGAACTGCGGCACGAAGAACCGCGTGCCCGCGGTCGCAGGCGGGGCACCCCGCTGCGGAAAGTGCCGGAACCCTCTTGCCTGGGTGGTCGACACGTCAGACGCGGACTTCGCCGCCGTGGTGGACCGCTCGACCATCCCCGTCCTCGTCGACGTGTGGGCGCCGTGGTGCGGTCCCTGCCGGATGGTCAGCCCGGCACTGGAGCAGCTGGCGACCGAGCTTGCGGGAAAGCTGAAGCTGGTCAAGGTCAACGCGGACGAGGCGCCGGAGGTCAGTCGCCGCTTCGAGGTCCAGGCGATCCCGACGCTGGTCCTGATGAACCGCGGTCAAGTCGTGGTCAAGCAGGTCGGGGCCGCGCCCGTACCCGCTCTGCGGTCGTGGCTCACGCAGCACCTCCCCAAGGAAGACCCCGAGCCCGACCGCTCGAGCCGGGACGAGCCCTCGGGCCGGGACGACCCACCGACCCAGGGCGCCCGGCAGTGAGCGCGATCCCCGGGCAGCTCCTGCCTGACCCGCACCTGGCGCTGATCCGGCCGGTGGGACCACCCCGGACGCCGGGGTGTGAGGAATGCCTGCTTCTCGGGACGCCCTGGGTGCACCTGCGGCAGTGCCTCACCTGCGGACAGGTGTGCTGTTGCGACTCCTCTCCGATGCGCCACGCTCGCGCCCACGCCGCCACGGCTGGCCACGTCATCGTGCGTTCAATCGAGCCGGGGGAGAGCTGGAGGTGGTGCTATGCCGACGAGCAGTACGTCTGAGCGCGAGCCCCCGGACCTGCCGGAGACCCCGGACACCACCGGTGCCTATCCCCGGCTCACCGACGAGCAGCTGATGATGCTCTCGCGGTACGGCGAGCGGAAGAGTCTGCCCCAGGGCACCACGTTGTTCTGTGAGGGGGACCGCGACTGCGGGCTGTTCATCGTGCTGGAGGGCAAGGTCCAGGTCGTCCAGGAGGACCGACCTGGGGAAGGTGCGCGCGTCATCGCGGTCCACGGCCCGGGTCGGTTCGTGGGTGACCTGTCGATCCTGACCGGCCAGGCCGTCTACGTCACCGGCATCGCCCAGACGGATGTCGAGGTGCTGGAGATCCCGTACGACCAGCTCAAGGAGGCGGTCACCCAGGACCGGGCACTGGGCGACCTGATCCTGCGGGCCTTCATCCTGCGACGCAACATCCACGCCGACCTGGGCGCCGGCCTCCAGATCATCGGCTCCCGCTACTCGGCGGACACCCGCCTGCTGAGGGACTTCGCGAGCCGCAACCGCGTCCCGTACCGCTGGGAGGACGTCGAGGAGGATCCCGAGGCGGAGACCACCCTCCGGGCGTTCGGTATCCCACCCGAGCAGACCCCCGTCGTGATCTGGAAGGGGCAGACCGTCCTGCGCAGGCCGAGCATCAGGGAGCTGGCCGAGCTCCTCGGTCTGCGGGAGGACGCGGCGGCACGTGACGCCTGCGACCTGCTGGTGGTCGGCGCCGGTCCCGCGGGTCTGGCTGCTGCGGTGTCTGCAGCGTCCGAAGGACTCTCCACGGTCGTGCTCGACGCCATCGCGACGGGTGGGCAGGCGGGGACGTCGTCCCAGATCGAGAACTACCTCGGCTTTCCGGCGGGCATCTCGGGCGCGGAGCTCGCTGATCGAGCGGTGATCCAGGCCCGCAAGTTCGGCGCCACCTTCACGATCCCCGGTGAGGCCAGGTCGCTCGATCGCCTCGACGGTCACTTCGTCGTGAGCCTGGCGGACGGGGCCCAGGTGGAGGCGCACACCGTGGTGCTCGCGACCGGCGTGCGGTACCGCCGACTCGAGGTCCCCGGCATGGACCGGTTCGAGGGGCCGAGCGTCTACTACGCCGCCACCGAGTTCGAGGCACGGCTCTGCCGTGGCGACCCGGTCGTGGTCGTCGGTGGCGGGAACTCGGCCGGGCAGGCGGCACTGTTCCTGTCCCGGAACGCCGCCCACGTCAACCTCGTGATCCGCCACGACGACCTGAACCGCGACATGTCCCGCTACCTGGCAGACCGCATACTGTCCGCCGCCCGCGTGCAGGTCTGGCGCAACCGTGAGGTCTGCGAGCTGCAGGGGGACCTCGGCCTCGAGGAGGTCATCGTCCGCGACCTGAGGACGGACGAGCGCGAGGCTCTCCGTGCGACGGCGCTCTTCGTGCTGATCGGATCCGAGCCGAACACGCGCTGGCTCGATGACGTGGTCACGCTCGACGACTCGGGGTTCGTGCTCACCGGTGCTGGCGCGCAAGGGGCAGCCATGTTCGCGACGGCGAGCGCGGGCGTCTTCGCGGTCGGCGACGTGCGCAGCGGCTCGGTGAAGCGGGTGGCGTCCGCCGTGGGGGAGGGCGCGGTTGCCGTGCGCCTGGTCTACGAGCACCTCGTGAGGGGTGGTCGACGATGAAAAGAAAGGACACGTCATGAGCTCCTACCGGGTCGGCTACTTCGTCGGAAGCCTCTCGTCCACCTCCATCAACCGGACCCTCAGCAGGGCATTGATCAACCTGGCGCCTTCGGGCCTGGAGTTCACCGAGATCCCCATCGGGGACCTCCCCCTGTACAGCCCGGACTACGACGGCAGCTACCCACCCGAGGCGGTCGCGCTGAAGGAAGCCATCGCGGCCTCCGAGGCGGTGCTGTTCGTGACCCCCGAGTACAACCGCTCCATTCCCGGCGCCCTCAAGAACGCCATCGACTGGGCTTCTCGCCCTTGGGGTCAGAACTCCTTCGACCACATGCCTGCCGCAGTCTGTGGAGCCTCGATCGGTCAGATCGGGACTGCGGTCGCGCAACAGAGCCTGCGGGGTGTGCTGAGCTTCTGCAACGCGCGCCAGATGACCGCGCCCGAGTGCTACGTGCAGTTCACTCCGGAGGTCTTCCCAGGGTCCGGTGAGGTGACTGACGAGGCGACCCGCGACTTCCTGACCGCCTTCATGCAGGAGTTCCGCATCCACACCGAACGGGTGCTCACGGTGCTCCCGCGCAGCTGAACACCGAGGTGCCTCACGTCCCTGGAGGGTCTAGACAGGGGGTTGTGCCCCACGACTCGAGCGACCACTTCGTCCACGTCCGGGGCGCCACTGAGCACAACCTCCGCAACGTCGATGTCGACGTGCCGCGTGACGCGATGGTGGCCTTCACCGGGGTGTCCGGCTCCGGCAAGTCATCGCTGGCGTTCGGCACCCTCTACGCCGAGGCGCAGCGGCGCTACTTCGAGTCGGTGGCGCCATACGCCCGGCGGTTGGTGCAGCAGATGGGTGTCCCGCACGTCCAGGAGATCACCGGGCTGCCCCCCGCGGTGGCGTTGCAGCAGCGCCGTGGCGCGCCCAGCGCACGGTCCACCGTGGGCACTCTCACGACCTTGTCGAACCTCCTGCGGATGTTGTACTCCCGGGCCGGCACCTACCCTCGGGGCGCACCCCGCCTGGCGGCGGAGGCGTTCTCGCCCAACACCGTTGCGGGCGCTTGTCCGCGGTGCCACGGCCTCGGGGTGGAGCACGACGTCAGCGAGGAGCTGATGGTCCCGGACACCTCCCTGAGCATCCGGGAGGGCGCGATCGCCGCGTGGCCCGGTGCCTGGCAAGGCGCCAACCTGCGCAGCATCGTCTCCGGTCTCGGCATCGACGTCGACGCGCCCTGGCGGTCCCTCAAGGCCAAGGACCGACGGTGGCTGCTGTTCACCGACGAGCAGCCGAAGGTGTTGGTCAAGCCGGAACGTGACCGCGTCGACTACGGCTACCACGGCACGTTCTGGAGCGCCCGCGCGCACGTCCACCACGTCTTGGCCACCT
This region includes:
- a CDS encoding MEDS domain-containing protein — encoded protein: MNDLSLGIPGVGEIHPGTHLCALYSGPAERERLLTSFMLEGVRHGDQCVCLGDDPEPASMPPGAYGPAGPADERRWHLSRYPLADAYLRPGAWERMISLRVVYPTPSTDGQLSVLRGAGEMSWVPQEPGAQEPGAEELSDYELAVTQILADLPALFLCMYDLQRFEVGTLVEVLRIHSAVLLAGVVLHNPHSQAPTAYPKPAPDPVPRFPLARLPNGREDGGDRWLTLTGAEVRVAELVACGMTNRATAQELVVSPHTVDAHLKHMYAKLGIHSRVELAVLALQHGSSGA
- the dnaK gene encoding molecular chaperone DnaK, with product MGRAVGIDLGTTNSVIAAMEGGQPTVIPNAEGNRTTPSVVAFLESGERLVGQMARRQAILNPKGTIYSAKRFVGRKHDEVQSELDAVSYDVVSGPDGAVRFSVHGKLYAPEEISAQVLRKLADNAGKTLGERVTEAVITVPAHFNDAQRQATKDAGKIAGLEVLRIINEPTAAALAYGMDKLENETILVFDLGGGTFDVSILTVGEGVVEVRSTAGDTHLGGDDFDRRVVDYLADEFKKENGIDLRQDPQALQRLFEAAEKAKVELSSVTQTAVNLPFVTADASGPKHLNINLMRSTFDQLTADLVERCMGPVKQAMGDAKVTADDIDEVILVGGSTRIPAVQDLVRRMTGGKEPNMTVNPDEVVALGAAVQAAIIKGDVKDVLLLDVTPLSLGLETQGGVMTKVIERNTTIPARRTEVFSTAEDNQGAVDVVVLQGERERASDNRALARFRLENIRPAPRGEPQIEVTFDIDANGILHVSAKDKDTGAEQQVTISETSTLSQEEVERMVSDAEAHRSEDAQLRELVDARNELDSVTYQVQRRLEQGGSAIPEHERARAEMLVNDARAALDEQAPIDRLRSLTGELHQMAQALSTSAQSQAGTGYAGESAGSGQVGPSDDSDDVIDAEFTAH
- a CDS encoding nucleotide exchange factor GrpE, producing the protein MSEQETPEQETPEQRPVDADVVDSTAETEKQIAELEDSWRRTAAELDNFRKRCARDLVRAREQERALVAARWLPVLDNLERALEHASSNPDQIVEGVRAVHQQGVAILADLGYPRRDDETGKPFDPARHEAVGTVAAADLVPGTVAHVVRPGYGPDAEILRPASVVVATRSE
- a CDS encoding DnaJ C-terminal domain-containing protein — translated: MARDFYEVLGLSRDAEQSEIQRAYRRLARTLHPDVNKDPAAEERFKELSEAYDVLSDPDQRTRYDAFGADFRRVGADVDPDAYRRARAYAGAGAGGGRSSGWGGGGPSTGGFRYSGSGDDVDLEDLLGGIFGGRGRGRGGWGPLAGSDHETEVEVSIEEAYHGTQRTLSISGPDGPRTLDVTVPAGVVDGQRIRLRGQGGQGSGGGEAGDLYLVVRIAPHPRYRLEGRDLHLLMPLAPWEAALGSSVDIDTPGGPATVTVPAGTSSHRRLRLKGRGLPNKRGKPGDLYAEAQIKVPTSPSAEERELLERLGKVSSFDPRGTR
- a CDS encoding chaperone modulator CbpM, yielding MTQPTTGAPTGTRWALARPYRLSLDSYARITGVHPELVRRLVTLGLLDITRDAEGNLWFDPSQVREMATIQRLHLRLNLSYSSLGLVMDLLNRISELERSPRRSPGDRGVRWT
- the clpB gene encoding ATP-dependent chaperone ClpB — encoded protein: MDLNRLTQKSQEALHDAQTKALRFGHQEVDGEHLLLALLEQGDGLVPPLLARAGADVVRLREDVEAELEKRPRVTGSGAEPGKVYVTQRLNRVLEGAEKEARRLKDEYVSVEHLVVALLDEGSGSAAGRVLAQHGVTRDSFLQTLTAVRGSQRVTSATPEGTYEALAKYGRDLVADAAAGRLEPVIGRDSEIRRAVQILSRKSKNNPVLIGEPGVGKTAIVEGLAQRIHHGDVPEGLRDKTVFALDMGSLVAGAKYRGEFEERLKAVLNEVLAAEGKILLFVDELHTVVGAGASEGAMDAGQMLKPMLARGELHMIGATTLDEYRTHIEKDAALERRFQPVLVDEPSVEDALSILRGLRERFEVFHGVKIHDGALVAAVTLSDRYISERFLPDKAIDLVDEACAMLRTEIDSMPTELDELTRRVTRSEIEEAAIAQETDPASKRRLEDLRRELADLKAEADAMRAQWEAERQALHEVQALRQEIEQVRVESERAEREYDLNRAATLRHGKLPELERRLTAAEERLAAKQAGRRLLREVVTADEIAAIVARWTGIPLDRLQEGERQKILRLDEVLHERVIGQDEAVQLVSDAVVRARSGIKNPTRPIGSFVFLGPTGVGKTELAKALAEALFDSEENIIRIDMSEYQERHTVSRLVGAPPGYVGFEEGGQLTEAVRRKHYSVILLDEIEKAHVDVFNTLLQVLDDGRLTDSHGRTVDFRNTVIIMTSNLGSEHLLEGVTPDGEIKPEARAMVMSSLRSHFRPEFLNRVDEIVLFKPLTFTQIERIADLQLGELRERLAEQRITLEATDQARRFMAEQGFDPAYGARPLRRFISREVETRVARALLRGELPEDSTIVVDVANGELTAIPKAPDTSEKAVA
- the trxA gene encoding thioredoxin is translated as MNTTLKGPTTIVVCANCGTKNRVPAVAGGAPRCGKCRNPLAWVVDTSDADFAAVVDRSTIPVLVDVWAPWCGPCRMVSPALEQLATELAGKLKLVKVNADEAPEVSRRFEVQAIPTLVLMNRGQVVVKQVGAAPVPALRSWLTQHLPKEDPEPDRSSRDEPSGRDDPPTQGARQ
- a CDS encoding UBP-type zinc finger domain-containing protein, translating into MHLRQCLTCGQVCCCDSSPMRHARAHAATAGHVIVRSIEPGESWRWCYADEQYV
- a CDS encoding FAD-dependent oxidoreductase encodes the protein MPTSSTSEREPPDLPETPDTTGAYPRLTDEQLMMLSRYGERKSLPQGTTLFCEGDRDCGLFIVLEGKVQVVQEDRPGEGARVIAVHGPGRFVGDLSILTGQAVYVTGIAQTDVEVLEIPYDQLKEAVTQDRALGDLILRAFILRRNIHADLGAGLQIIGSRYSADTRLLRDFASRNRVPYRWEDVEEDPEAETTLRAFGIPPEQTPVVIWKGQTVLRRPSIRELAELLGLREDAAARDACDLLVVGAGPAGLAAAVSAASEGLSTVVLDAIATGGQAGTSSQIENYLGFPAGISGAELADRAVIQARKFGATFTIPGEARSLDRLDGHFVVSLADGAQVEAHTVVLATGVRYRRLEVPGMDRFEGPSVYYAATEFEARLCRGDPVVVVGGGNSAGQAALFLSRNAAHVNLVIRHDDLNRDMSRYLADRILSAARVQVWRNREVCELQGDLGLEEVIVRDLRTDEREALRATALFVLIGSEPNTRWLDDVVTLDDSGFVLTGAGAQGAAMFATASAGVFAVGDVRSGSVKRVASAVGEGAVAVRLVYEHLVRGGRR
- a CDS encoding NADPH-dependent FMN reductase; this translates as MSSYRVGYFVGSLSSTSINRTLSRALINLAPSGLEFTEIPIGDLPLYSPDYDGSYPPEAVALKEAIAASEAVLFVTPEYNRSIPGALKNAIDWASRPWGQNSFDHMPAAVCGASIGQIGTAVAQQSLRGVLSFCNARQMTAPECYVQFTPEVFPGSGEVTDEATRDFLTAFMQEFRIHTERVLTVLPRS